One Deinococcus roseus genomic region harbors:
- a CDS encoding S41 family peptidase: protein MRILMLSLLLGFSCSAAAVTAPELYQNFERTLLKRYVNPRHLDLQNLIDQHRGEMQEACNTIPGCPSSAAYPAIKNVMTSLKDGHANFLTPEQHQAYLARSQGSNTGFFGFQSYRLQDGRTMVLDVVQGGPADLAGMSRFDVITGLDSTKTTAPQNVIITRQGKTAFQVTLIPKEMPLVFMPYLVRSGNIGILRIPTFLGSGDIASRVHGLVARAQEEGMTGMVVDLRSNGGGRSDQCMLAALAFNPRFSEEWIQVGWRNTMHAEKGQLWFQLPGGAPIPVASVEGYALWIHPTVFLVDERSASCAEFMAYESRKAAITWIFGEKTYGVGNTSTLLYPLADQSALQLSILYVQDEAGQPYPASITPDVLMEDDPEKLALGEDPLMEKALQFLEEKNRPR, encoded by the coding sequence ATGCGAATCCTGATGCTCTCCCTTCTGCTTGGTTTTTCTTGCAGTGCGGCTGCAGTCACTGCGCCAGAGCTGTACCAGAACTTTGAACGCACCCTGCTCAAAAGGTATGTGAATCCCCGGCATCTGGACCTGCAAAACCTGATCGATCAGCACAGGGGTGAAATGCAGGAAGCATGCAACACCATCCCTGGCTGTCCCAGCAGTGCAGCCTATCCAGCCATCAAAAACGTCATGACCAGCCTGAAAGATGGCCATGCCAACTTTCTGACCCCGGAGCAGCATCAGGCTTACCTTGCCCGCAGCCAGGGCAGCAACACCGGATTTTTTGGTTTTCAGTCTTACAGGTTGCAAGATGGCAGAACCATGGTTCTGGATGTGGTCCAGGGCGGACCAGCAGATCTGGCAGGGATGTCCCGTTTTGATGTGATCACAGGACTGGACAGCACAAAAACCACAGCACCCCAGAACGTCATCATCACCCGACAGGGAAAAACTGCTTTTCAGGTCACCCTCATCCCCAAAGAAATGCCTCTGGTGTTCATGCCTTATCTGGTGCGATCCGGGAACATCGGCATCCTGCGCATTCCTACTTTTCTGGGCAGTGGCGACATTGCCAGCAGGGTGCATGGCCTGGTGGCCCGTGCCCAGGAAGAAGGCATGACCGGCATGGTGGTGGACCTCAGAAGCAATGGCGGAGGCCGCTCCGACCAGTGCATGCTGGCCGCCCTGGCGTTCAATCCCCGTTTTTCAGAAGAATGGATTCAGGTGGGCTGGCGCAACACCATGCATGCAGAGAAAGGACAGTTGTGGTTTCAGCTGCCCGGAGGGGCACCCATTCCTGTGGCTTCTGTTGAGGGTTACGCCCTGTGGATCCATCCCACGGTTTTTCTGGTGGATGAACGCAGTGCATCCTGTGCAGAGTTCATGGCGTATGAATCCAGAAAAGCTGCCATCACCTGGATTTTTGGGGAAAAAACCTATGGGGTGGGGAACACCTCCACCCTGCTTTATCCTCTGGCCGACCAGTCTGCTTTGCAGCTCAGCATCCTGTATGTGCAGGATGAAGCAGGACAGCCTTACCCGGCCAGCATCACCCCGGATGTCCTCATGGAAGACGATCCTGAAAAGCTGGCCCTTGGAGAAGACCCCTTGATGGAAAAAGCCTTGCAATTTCTGGAAGAGAAAAACCGTCCTCGCTGA